The nucleotide sequence GAGCCGGCAGCATCTGGCGGCCTTGGCCCGAGGTCGCGTCGAGATGTCGGCAGCCAGGGTCGGGGCGGCCGAGTTGCGCATCGACCTCGACGGGGCGGCGCGGATCGCCGACGAAGCGGGTGCTCACGTGGACCAGAGCATCCTTGCGGACTGGGTGGACCGGTGCGAGGGCTGGGCGGCCGGGCTGCACATGTACGCACTGCTCTCGAGAAGCAGGCCGTTCGCCGTCACGAGCGACCACAGCGCACTCGCCGACTACCTCTATCGAGAATGCGTGCGCGACCTCCCGGAGGACACCCGCCAGTTTCTGCTCCGCACCTCGATCCTCACCACCCACATCCCGGACCTGTGCGATGCCGTACTGGAACGTGACGATTCGATCCGGATCCTTCGGGACCTGGAATCGCGCCAGCTTTTCGTCACCGCGGACGTGGACGGCCGCGCGTTCCGCCTGCATCCCCTGTTCAGGGAGTACCTGTCGGATGAGCTGCAGCTCGAGTCCGCCTCGCTGGTGCCGGCCTTGCACGCTCGAGCATCGCAGTGGTTCGCCGAGCGCGGGCAACTCCCCGCGGCTATCGATCATGCCATCGCGGCGGGGGAGTTCCCCACCGCGACGGCCCTGGTGACCGCCGCCGGTCTCCCGGCCTACGAGGCGGGTCAGAGCGCGACACTCGGCCGGTGGCTGCGTGAGATCGGCGACGCCAACCTCCTGGCGAACCCGTCAGCCGTTGTCGTCTTCGCCTGGTTCGCGGTCCTCGCGGGATCGGATGACGACGCCCGCAAGTGGGGCACCCTGCTGGGGATGGTTCCTGACGACGCTGCCGCCGCCGGAATCAATGTCGCTTCGGCGAAGGCGATGATCCGGGCCATCATGATGCGCGACGGCATCGAATCAGCCCTCGAGGACGCAGAGTTCGCGGCTGAGGTCGAACCGCTGGAGAGTCCGTGGCGAGACCCCGCCGTTCAGATACTCGGAAGCACCCTGCTCCATGCCGGCCATGAAGAGCGCGCCAGGATCGTTCTCGGTGAGGCGATCCACATCGCCAGCGTCCACGGCAATCCCGCCTCCATCGTGATCTGCGAGTCCGAGCTCGCCTTCCTCGCGATCGAGGCCGGAGCGTGGGAGCAGGCGGCGCCGCACATCCAGAGAGCCTTGGACACCATCCGGGCGGGAGGCATCGAAGGCTACGTCATGTCCGCGTACGCGCACGCGTCCGCCGCCTGTCTGGAACTCCATGCCGGCCGAACCCTATCGGGGAGACGGTACCTGGCGAGGGCCATGTCAGAACGCCAACGATGCGGGAGCGCCGTGCCGCTCCTCAGCATCCCGACCCGGCTGCTCCTCGTCCGTGCGCAATTGGCCGTCGGGGATGCGGATGCGGCCCGGATCCTCCTCGATGAGATCGGTGAAGTCCTTCCCCCGGGGCTCCCAGGCGACGCCTTGGACACACGGAGCGCGTTCGCCCGGAATCTGCTTGCCGAGCACACGCGGACACGGGAGCGTCGTGCCGACTCCGTGGCGCTCACCGAAGCCGAACAGCGTGTGCTTCCCTACCTGCAGACTCACCTGACCCGACCGGAGATCGCACAGCGCCTTTACGTCTCGCCCAACACCGTCAAGACCCACATCAGCGCGATCTTCCAGAAGTTCGGGGTGTCGTCGCGTTCGGAGGCGGTGCGGCGGGGGGTCGAGTTGGAGCTCCTCGGCAAGGCGACCGAGCTCACGCCGGTCTGACGCGGCCGGCGGAAATCCCCTGTCAGCACGCTAGATTCGGTTCGGTAGCCGGGTGATGGATCACCCGTGTTCTGAGCGAAAGAGAGATGGCTGTGATCCTCGCGAACCGGTCCACTCTCTCGATCTACAGTCACGAACGAACGGTGTCTGAGATCAGTGCCGCCCTCGGGCTTGAGCCGAGCAGCAGCGGGGATGTGGGCGATCCTGGAGACGAGGCGCGCCCTAGGAGTAATCCGCACTACTGCTGAAGGTCGACTCCGAAACGGATAACAGCTTCGCGAACAGCTGCGGGCACCATTTCTTGCAGGAGCGGGAACCAGCTCTGAAGGTCTCGGGCGTCGGCATACCGCAACCAGACGTCCTCGTTGGCCGCATATGGTTCATTGCGTTGATCGCCCTGCGCAAGGTATTGAGATCGTAAAGAAGCGGAAAGTTGCGAGAGTGCGACGGTGGGAGCCGGAGGCAGCCGGGCGATAAACGCATTCTGATTGCGCCGAACCTCCTCCCGCTGCTCGTGCGAGAGCAAGCGGGTCAGTCGTTCCCTGGAGCGACCGGTCCCGCGCACGGCAGTTTCGCTCAACTCGAATTCGACATTGAGCGAGGTCCCGTACCAGCCGAACGGGTCGCCGGATCGCGATAGCTGTACCCACACGAGGAGGAACCGTTCGCCAACGGTCTTGGACCAAGCGGCTGTCCATCCAGGGCGGATCCGACGGAAGCCATCCTTCTCGAGGAGGGGCCCTAGAAGCGTGGCCAACTCGCGGTGAACCTGCTTCGCCGGGATCGCTGACATACCGCAATGATATGAACGCCAATCCGTGACGGAACGCCGGTGGAGTTTCCCTTGCGTCGTGTCGCCGGCCCGCACGACTCCGCCAGGTATGGTCTCCCGTATGACCGAGGAGCCTCGATGGTGGGAAGCCGTCTCGCCATCCACCCGTGAATGGCTGGTCGCGCACCAGCGCGAACGGATCAGCTGGCACGTGCTGCCGGAGCTGTGGAAGGCCGGTGCAGAGCCGATGCAGCCGGATCCAACCCGCAGTGTCTTCCTCCTCGGTGACGCCGACGCGGAATTCATCGCTTCCCAGAGGGTGGACCCCGCCGCATCTCGCACCGAATCCATGCCGGACGCTGGATCGTGGAGCAGGAATCAGATGGACTACCTCGACGGTCGGCTCACCTTGATCGATCAGGTGGTTGGGTCGCGGGTCGAGAGCATCCAGCGCCTTCGCTATGTCGACGGGCGCTCGGCGCCGTCGGACGACGGTCCCATTCAACTCTGTTTCGACTCCGGTGAGGTTCGCCGCTTCGACGCCGGGGGTGATGGCGAGCGGCTCGCGGTCGGCGTCACCCGCTGGCAGGATCCTTTCGCCGAACCGCTATCGGACGAGAACCGCAGGTTCGTTCGGGCGTCCGGCGCGTGGCGCGAGTTCGATGTGACGCGGGAGGACCCCTATCGCGCCGTCGTCGGCGAGCGACTCCTCGGCTATCGCACGACCCGCACCTCCCTCGACGCGTTGGACGGCGTGATCCTCGAATTCGAAGAGCTGAGCATCATCCTCGAGACGCACGGCGCGGACGAGCTCTTCGTGACCTGGGCTGGTCCGCATCTCCGCGTCCGCCCGTTGAGCTGAGCCGTCGCGGCGCGCGGGCACGCGCATCCATCGGTCCTGCGCCATGATCGATCTCGTGGATGCTG is from Leifsonia sp. 466MF and encodes:
- a CDS encoding LuxR C-terminal-related transcriptional regulator, which translates into the protein MGSANDDLETLLFESKTTAPLFDPAYVRRQDLIQSLRASTSRIVTVEAPAGYGKTSLLAEWEHDEDRATGWLTLREDDDDPAALIRLLARVCTAFASEAESVFTQIATTQTGVLSRLAPALALALSRCERPFVLFIDDVHVLRTVGCIDALEVALARVPAGSQVVLASRQHLAALARGRVEMSAARVGAAELRIDLDGAARIADEAGAHVDQSILADWVDRCEGWAAGLHMYALLSRSRPFAVTSDHSALADYLYRECVRDLPEDTRQFLLRTSILTTHIPDLCDAVLERDDSIRILRDLESRQLFVTADVDGRAFRLHPLFREYLSDELQLESASLVPALHARASQWFAERGQLPAAIDHAIAAGEFPTATALVTAAGLPAYEAGQSATLGRWLREIGDANLLANPSAVVVFAWFAVLAGSDDDARKWGTLLGMVPDDAAAAGINVASAKAMIRAIMMRDGIESALEDAEFAAEVEPLESPWRDPAVQILGSTLLHAGHEERARIVLGEAIHIASVHGNPASIVICESELAFLAIEAGAWEQAAPHIQRALDTIRAGGIEGYVMSAYAHASAACLELHAGRTLSGRRYLARAMSERQRCGSAVPLLSIPTRLLLVRAQLAVGDADAARILLDEIGEVLPPGLPGDALDTRSAFARNLLAEHTRTRERRADSVALTEAEQRVLPYLQTHLTRPEIAQRLYVSPNTVKTHISAIFQKFGVSSRSEAVRRGVELELLGKATELTPV